Part of the Pieris brassicae chromosome 5, ilPieBrab1.1, whole genome shotgun sequence genome is shown below.
acgggcaggtggTCATCTGGTGTTAAGTGGTACCGTCCCCATAGatacacattgccagaagactaccaattgcgttgccggccttttaagaattggttcggaattaCTACAatgagcagctggttccacatagtggttgtTCGCGGCAAAaatgccttaagaaacgctcagatTTGGAACGACCGACGTCGAAGTGATGcaggtggaattttgtattctgccttgacgtttGCTAATAAAACTCAACTGTAAgtattagtccgaacaactcctttGAACACTTTCCATCGTAAATACTGTAGAAGATGCACTTGAACAAagttatcaatattaaaattaattacttaaaattaattatagatcACGCGTTGGATTGCTATcgttaaaaatttcatataaaattcgaaattcaccaacaaattaaattaactgagTAATCACTAAATCCAATTAAGGATTGAAATACCAATATGCAAATTGAgctttaatattgaaaatagttATTCAAACAAGAAACTCATTAGTATTCCCTTAATTATATCTGATGAATGTGATTATTTAATGGCTTGGGAGGCTGCTCATATAACTGAGTAttgtgtattaatatttattaaatactagcggacccgacagacgttatcctgtcttaactatgaatattgatatcgaattggtataattaactaaaaatgctttattgtttgtttgtttttctggcgcggatataaatagttttgttggtattccgacatgttAACAGGCGGTCTATAACTGGCCATTTAATGGATTAGTGTGGTTTAATGCCACagacaattagcgactgtaattattttatatgttattatcaatataataactccgattgAAGCTTCGATTTTATTTCAAACGATATACATTTTCTCACATCCTCTTTAACTTTGATTtgatttgcagcacgcattctgtcaatgttatgtcaaacgccataaagttacatgaaaaaagtttgaattataaaagtGTTATccactgaaaaataaaaatttgctatcgtaacaagtCATGATTGAATTATATGGTTGTTAAGTACTATTAGATTTTCTAATATTCCGcgaaaatttcttaatttttctttcttaagAATAAgtccttctcctgacaataacaaacacaacaaaataagaattagcgaaatcggtccagccgttcacgcgtgatgccgtgaccaagggaaatagggattcatatatatatatgtattaatttaacatgTAAAGGGAAGTTTTCATGTTGCTTTCCTTTCCTTCACTTACTTCCTTCGTAATTATCTTAGTTATTTAACGTATTCCATTGAGTaatctatacatttttatatctcTTACCCATTACCTAAAAATACCATAACGATAATAAATAAGGAgttgtttacaataattttatgttgttaTATTTTCTCGGAAGCATATAATTgaagcaaaaaaataatgactaaAATTTAAGTACGTTACTGAGTTATTGACCTTAGAAAACCGGACAATAGCTTTATGTCAAGGTGCTCATTATTCGCCAGAGAATGGCATCAGAAAAAATCCATGCAGCTAACTATACTTATCTTTGGAATacgcaatttttttgtaatcgatagattttgtttgtttggaCGCCATTCGTCAATCgataaatatctaaattgAAATCGATTCGGCAATCAAAAATTTAGATCAAGATATATAGTAAATTACGTCACCAAGCATTTCCTAAACTTTTTCCAATTATAAACACATCAATTCTAATTCGATTGATTCTGGTTCAGAACTCCTGATCCAGAAGCTGTCGTTCGTAGTGCATAATCGGAACGTAAACACAAGACTTTATTGACAGACTTAAAACTTTGTCCTATGATAGCAATAacacagtatttttttcttttaagaaaaaatcttCAGTCTGTCCGTCAGTCAAAAATCTGGCAACGAACTTGCGAGTGAACGCTTTGTGAGCGTCCAAGGGCGGTATAATTTTTAGactatcataaaaaaaacaccataTTGATACATACGGAATAggaacatattaaaaaactgaTAGGAGTTGTAAATTAAGATAGATATCTATATTTAAGGAAATAATTGGGTAGGTACGTTAACCAAGTTTGACATTTTAATCAGGCgttattgtttattactaTGCAATAGGGTCTAATGAATTGTGGATATTTTAATCAAGTTTAcctataactattatatatacataatagttatatattatataataaatctagtATAGAAATTCAAGTTATGTTTTCCGATTCCGAACAAAATGTACAGtattttttacgtaaaatatCATAAAGCGCGTGTCACAAGAATAAAACCGGATATTGGCATCGAGAAAAGCaatcaaattgtatttggAAAGAGGAAATATGTTGGAATTTTCTGTAGGATATTCGCATACACCtcatgtaaattatattggaTCGAGCGAATATTGTATTACCTTCATCGGcagtacaatatttttttatatttttcattgtattatAGAGTATATGAGTATTTGTGACatgcttttaaataatctaGGAGGAAAAGGAGAAAAAAAGGCCAGGCCCAATTCGGGTATGCTATGGGAGAAAaggcaaaaaaaattgtatttctaaagtaattaataaaataagctgTCTAGAATCGGCATATTTTAAAGCATAATCTCTCAGCTTTATAGTTGGATGGTCCTTAATTGGGCTTATGGTGTAGACACGTTTCTGCATCTATATGCATAACGCACGCGTTTGCGGCTTTCGGACGCAAACGGCAAATCATGCACGGAACTTCCACCCGAACTTCAGACCATGGTTTTCCTTTCTGCCTTTACATACAGAGTCGAAAGTATGACGCTCACAAAGCGAGCAGTCGAGAGCTTAAGAATCGCACAGAGAACCATGAAGAAAGCAATGCTGGGCATGTCACTTGCGAGCGTATTCGTGATAAAGTAATCAATGTAGTCACTAAGATAGTGACCTTAAAACGGAGTAGGGGGGGGGACCAGGGCCATTCATATAGATCGACATCACAAAGCATGCAGGATGTAAAAGGCAAAATGCCGGTCGAATTGGCAAAAAATGGGAGCCTTTGTCCAAAGAAGGACTTAAAAGAATGACTGATGATGAAATCAACAGTCAATGACCGGGGGATAAAGGTGAACTTGCCTTAAAAACTAGTTGTTGACAATGTTAAAGGTTAAATGTGACAAGACTGCCGTCACTAGTCgtgatgatgatgaagatgatttccttaaaatattttaaattattggcATTAAAAGTTAATCGAGTACGTATATTCAAGacgtttgtaatttttttaaataagataataatcaataaacacatagcaattataattaattaagatatttagTTATTAGATACAGTGTGGTTAGACTGTTAATTctacattgtttatttatctatgtttTCTATTAGGCTTTAGTTTCAATTTACGCTCTCCAGGCATGGAGATTTTCACACTACGATATATacgatatataaataaataaaaaatagtataatttgttataaatttagtgAATGTTACGGCAACCTACTCTCTATTTTACTTTATCTGCGACGTAAATTGTACGAGATGGGCAATCAATTAATAACTTGGTGTACACCAGTTTAACATTATCCTTAACATTACTTACATGTTTTAGAACGGCGTTGGGCACAAAAAGTTATGAAAAATATCATGAGTATTACCTATTggaattatatattgtattaccATACAAATTCGTTTGGAATTAGTGTTTCAGGCCCCAGTACAAAATGCAGTAAATTTATCGTAAAGTAAACAACAGTCTTTTTAGATTTCAGGATGTCCCCGGCAGCGTCGTTCGGCGAACGATGGGCCTTAGACAACTTGACAAGGAAAGCCTCACCAGAAGAGCTCCTCACCCTTGAACTTATTCTCAATTGCTGCAGTGGAGATGAGGCAGAAGCATCGAAAAGAGCGAGAAAGTATTATACAGCTCGAGGTCCTGGTGGACTCACTGAGCTATGGCATCGGCGGCGACCTGACGATGACGATATTTTGTCTAGCTGTCAAGACGTGTGagtaaatagaataaattaagACGTCGCCAGTATAGACCAAAATGaaggaaatattattttaaagtgaaataaCTTGTTACGTATAAACATAAATCCCTCtacttaagtaattttatctaCAAATCACCTGCACTACAGAGAACTGTAATTTGCAAGTTGATGGAGTGCTTGAATGACTAAATCTCAGGAAGGCAATTCAATGTTTTGTACAATTGATATTACGAGTAATTTAACTGATTTACTGATAAGTAATTCCATATTTCgaataaacaaacataaattaattgagtTGAAAAACTGTTTAAACCGTTTAAAGATAGTTAAATTCATTGTATTGCATGGATCGATGAGTGTTGAGTATAGTTGCAAGTTTGTTAACAGACATCGCAGGATCTCGTGTATTGCTTTATAAGCGACGAGAAGGAGGCTTTAGAAAACAGGGATCGCAGGTGGTGCATTAgtcagtaataaaaaaagcattCAAGAATATCAAGAGTAGATTTCCATGTGGTATGAGGTTAATGCAAATGCGAATAAAGTACATACGTACAAGAAtcttatacaaattaatacgGCAGATAGTGCTGAGGAATTgtagtttttcttttttcaaaaagCTTTTAGCTTTTTAAGCTTCACAATACAGAATAGCTAAGTTATATGTTTAGCAAATAGATCAATATAATCTTCCATACAAgtctcttaaataaataattcaaagagTTTCATAAGCCTTCTTATTGATATGTTAATCATATTAATGCAGTAGTGTTTTTTAGCAACTTAGtttagacatttatttattttattgctcaAACGTTGATGACCTCATTCAAAACTAGGCGTTAGTAAATTttgttagttaattattataataatttacgcACTGATAGCATTCGCTCGTCTGCGTTTTTGTTACAATGCAATTCATATTAAATCTATAGAAAGATTTTCATTGTAACTGTCTTAAGTCATTCTTTTTATTCTCTTTTTTGCTATTTCAGATACATAGTACCTTTACGCACACGCAGTGCTGAAGGTAGACGACTGACATTTGTCAAACTACCCGCACCTACAGCGCTGAACAAACCACTTACTCCGAAAGCCTTGTTAGCAAGGTGGCTCATGATCCTTGACATAAGgtagccgtttattattttaaacaaaactctATAAAAAGTTcctaaattatatcaaataattataatttatctcgtttatttaaattgctcAACATGGTCCTATAACCTATAGTGTCGAAGTTTGAAAAGAACtataattgaaagaaaacaattttttactggattaaagctatttgtaggTCACGGTGACTACGCAGGCTGTAAATCACGCGAAATgtgggaaaaatttaaatttatgtaaataattataagtttataataatacaaatagctttaatccggtaaaaaattgttttctttcaacgtgtaaaagctatgttaaccaaagacaatactaagaaatataatattattgttgtaaGGGAAAACGTGATAATAACCATTACCATACACATTCCAAGTCAAAGGAACAGAGCATCAAGTAGTTTCCATTGCTCTTCTTTTGCTATTGCGTACTTATTTTATAGCACCGTTTACGTATTGCCCGCGTTTGTGATGCCAGATGGGTTAGAAGGGTCCGTACTTGAAATGGTCTAGAGCAGCAAAATGAGAGGATGGTATCAGAAACTTGGgatgaataaatgaaatattttcctGCTACCTCgggaaaatatattcaaatattaatcaaaaattacataaacttaatgtaacttaaatgtattatatcaaaatacattgaaatattttgacctctcaaaaatatttcaaattaagtaACTAGCAGTAAAATAGTCGGTTAAAACTTACAGGTTAAAAGATGACCCAACTCCAGGTGATGAAGTAGTGATGATAGACGTATGTGATCTGCAACCCGCGCATCTCAAAAGCCACTTCAAAGGGAGTTATTGGAAAGATTTTGCTTGGTGTATGAAGGTAAAACACTAtccattaaaactaaatttgcaCTTCCAAAagcgatagcgataccgaGCCGGAGGTGTTTTGCATGAACATCAATGTTGTTTTCTCAAATTCTCAATTCATAGAACTGATGCCGTACCGTTAGGATTGCGTGGTACAAAATCCAAATTTTGTAGTCGGTATAGCAATAGCTATTGCTATTAAATGTTACAGAAGACGGATGCCAGTCGTGTACTCACCGCggttcaaatttaaaaatactgacGTGGTAAACTATTGTAGCCATCAAGGGTGCTAGGATAAGTTAACAGTTAGAACACATACGAGCAACTCAAAGTAAGAAATCGCgattaaaatgaatgaatgaactGTAGTGCGATAAAGCcttttttgtcttttgtttcgGGTTTCTGCataaacccgtcatctttgaGTCGAtgtcaactccggggaaataaatacagataacacaactttctctacagctgtgatacttttgacattcaacaccttttgtcttgaGTCACCGTGAGCACGTAAAgtcgctgtaaagcacgcgaaacttcggaaaatttaaaattatgtaaataattataagtttttaataataatacatagcttcaatccatttaaaaagtgttttcttaaagccGTTTTTGACAACTGTGTTTCACTTCACgacataatataaagtaaataagcAGTATTCACGTTTATGTCAGTTGAAGAAATGTACTCTATGTACttccttttttcagtcggcgTATCCTCACCGATTTTCAGAAATCCATATCATCAATACACAGAAGCTTAAAACTATATCCGTCCTACTCTTACATATGAGTTTATACCCCTGGAGACGTATCATCCGTTCACACCCAGGGGAAGATggtataaacaattttatggaTGACTACTTCCCGCCTGAAGGTCTACCTCATGAATACGGAGGGAAAGCTGGTGTTATGAAAGATCTCAATGGTAAATATTATGTGcacattaaaatatgaatgcaataaacaaaaagaaaacctACGGATATTTCCACTGTTTTTTACCAATAAATAGTGTAATTCCTGAAAAAAAGGTATAAATGAATTTCATTATGGTTTTATATAACGTAAGCTTTGGCTAAAAATCTTGCCAAAATACACAAGGTGTAAGTTAGATTACGAGCTTTGGCTttgtagcttcagcgtgctacTCTTATGTCCGAGATAATGAGGCCATAGGTTTaaccagctgtgcaccaatgagcTTTTGGTATAACTGTGCTTTAAACACTTACTCGTAtggtaaaagtaaataatctGAAGAAATTCACATGTCTTAAAAATGTCGGTTGaacacctacttgtctattaaaaaatctgaataaAATAGCGGCTCTTTTGTTACCATGAAGGTGCGGTGAATAAgagtcattttttattttaaaaaatccccttaaaatacacttaaattttatatacgcTCTAGGCCTggttatttactttatttatcaacttacatattaaaattaaaacaaaaattcatgTGACCTTGggatatcaataaaaaataatgcttcATGACAtggtaaataaaagaaaaggtATTTCGATTTTGTTTCATGAAATCGCCTGACaggaatatataaataatgaataattcaataaaatcagCTTAATACAgtcaaatatgttatataaccaaattataaaagaaatattcattattatcatTCTTATACGTTATTCAGATATTTTTACGACGCATGGCACTATAATAGGTACAGGCCTAATCAGGCATAATATAGCGTCATGCGTCGTAAAACCGAAAAGGTCTTTCGTCTATAAAGAAAGGTTAGGCAATAGCAAAACAAAGGTTCTGATTAAACAACATCTTGAAAATGCCTACAATTAATCTTAtcttacattacatttatctCATCTACATACGATAATTATGGCCAAACATATAAAGAATCAGTCATCAGTTGAAGCTcgccattaataaaatataaaaaaatcgtaaagtTATCAACGAtgggtattttttattagcaacacttttaattttacagatGAATGGACAAAGAAGCTTCTACTGAATTCAAAATGGCTACGAATCGAAGAGCAAAAGTTCTACCAAACGGAATTGAAACCAGACAAACGTCGTCAGAACAGAAGTCTTCGAAATCTACTTAGTATAAGTTCTTATGATATATCTCGGAGTCAGTCCTGCAAATCGTTGGATAATGAACTTGAGGAGGGTCCCTATGGAGCGTATAGGAGTCTGTCTAtagataaaactttttatatctaGACTTTTCGTTTATAACTGGaattgtactgtataatttacACGCGTAAAATAAGGAAACGAAATCATGCCTTGCAGTCCGGGCACTTCATAATCAATTACTATTACCACGATTCGAATAAAAACTTTCTATTCGACTTACGAGTGTGATACTAGcatcaatttattattataattttaaaaataacgttaCCTATTTTACATATGAATAGACAAATAGTCTGCAAAATAATACGTGGCAAAGCTGGCGACTCAAAGTGAGTTTGGGCCTCCTAAACAAGAGACCGGAATCAGAAATCGGGGATCAATCAAAATCCCGTTTATAATTGGACTCGAGATCCTGTTGATCAATCAAAATCAATCAGAACGCACAGTCATTTCATTTTAGATTATCCGCAggcatttaataatgtattgcaatattttataattcgttTAACACAACGTATAAACAATACTCgtaagtaacaaaaatatgttaaggGAACTGAAAATACTCAATAAGTTTTGTGCCCAGTTGTTGTTAAGAATTGTACcacaattttgtaaaaatgcaataatataaatataaagaaatatatggtttttattactattattaactcaacagatacaattttcttataatttaatgacCTTTAGTTATCGAGCCTTCGAGCTATGAGACTGTGGTATACCGTGGTTCCACAGTCTCAAGATGCCTTTATTTCTTCATacatcatttattttgttatttaatctTACCTTTCTTTTACATAGTCATCTAAGGTAAAAATTATCTCCAACAATACGATACCTTCCGATAGCTAACGCCAATGATTTTATCATCAGTTAGTTTCCATACTATATGCCTTCTCTTTTAAGTGAGTGCTTATTGCCCACCCAGTCCATTGAAACCGATTAGGGCTCAGACACGATGGAAAACATGGGTTTGGGTGGGCACAGCTGGTTTAAGTTGTAAATAGTGTATGTGCCTAGTAACTGACTCTGCTTGcaagttttaagaaaaaaccCTAAAGTTTTAAAGGAAGAAATAAGttttgaaatgttatttttcgGCATTTATTAAGGCTGTCATATATGGAATTTCCACTTTTAAAGATCGTACACGTGGAAGAGGGTTTTgatgtagaaaaaaatagtcAAAGTTATatgtgggtaacactgaaaatgtttggaactggccagttagaaacattgctaatgaaaacttctTTCGAATTTCAATATTAGATCTCTTTGGTAActtaatgtagtatattgtattcatttgtaaattggcggcaaatctaaaactcttgttacacgtgaaaataaCCCTAACGCTCGAACATTTTCGGGCactgattttttataacttactcaacaacaaagctatgataggctgcgataagtatttcttaatgaagccccatctcgtgccactatttacaattggttgtACGAGTTCAAGCGTgaacgtagcaatctcaatgatgatccgcgtgagggacgtcctttaacagcgagtacaaaagataacatcagtactgtgcgacgcatgatagaggaagataaatccggaaccaaaagacaatcagctcagtgggggtttcctcacgaggatcggccaactaaggtaaagaaaggtagaagtcaaggaaaaaagatgattgcctcattctttggcCTGAAAGGTCacgacagttgtgctagaagatggaaggacaatTACTGCATACAGGTATGTCAaacgctgtttgcctgttgtctttgAAAAAAATCGACAACAGCGCCCTCGAAGGAGGATGATCCTCACGACAATGCTTAAGCGCTCTCCGAtaaacggactgttgaatatttgactatggcaggtgtcgagataatgagtcatccgccatacaatCCTGATCTAGCACCCTCCGACTTTCATtcattcccaagaactaaagatacaattcgaggtattcgctttacgagccctgaagatgcggcgAAAACGTACGAAAATGCAATATAAGTGGATTTATGCTATTTATATTACCCTAAGGAAGAacgggcccactgcttttctcagtggttccatcgaatgcacgatgtgtagagagaaactgagattacttcgaaaacaataaaagtattttcaactttctacattaagccgtttttcattttataaatattttcggtGTTACTTAggtatttactaaataaatttagggaaaaaatacactttaagTCAAGGTGACCGTGACAAAGTCGatagatataattaattaataaatatgatgcCCATTTAATATCTAATCTCGGGGATAACACAAattgtgaaataaaacaaaaattttatcagggaaatttgaaatcattaaaatcttaattagACGCTCGAATCTCTATAATCTGAtctgatatttaaaatcttattagatctaattatcattattatttacatttctacAAGTGACTGGCACTTTGTAAACAGAGCATGCACTAGTGAAAGGCCTGGGGTTTGATTCTGGTGAGCGTGATATAATTAGGAgttgtatatataatgatatatttgtgcacaattttaatttgaaattataatatcattttaaataccTGTCGATTAGCTAAGTTGTTACAGTTATGGAAAGAAAcgcaaattattataattaaatatatagaataatgGTGTTAgaatagccaaccacgtgttacttagaccgaagtgtaaatcaaattcaaattatagtgacgataatacagtgaaattattctttcgtgtcacggtagtAAGGCTAACtcaaccacattaaggagaaactaagttcgcgggggcagctagtatattatatgtaatgacAATTAGATATTGCTTCCACACTAACTGAATTTCTTATGTATATCATAAACTTAGTTTTAatcattattcaaatatttcacTGCGTACAGAGGTTGTCGGAATGTCGCGGATTAAATTTTCAGGACTCGTTAAAATAACTCGACGCaaacacaaataatttcataacagATGCTTAATACTCCAAATGTCTTGtagtatagaaaatataatcgGTACTTATAGttgttaacaaataaaatattaaagagtaTTGAGTTTCATAAATCATAGtaactttgttttaaattacttgtaCGGTGTTGTATTCATCGAAAAGCGTTTTGAATCGTCAACGACCAGTCACTGTAAACGGCTTGATCTCTTGGCATTGTCTCTTTCTTCTACCGAATTAACCATGGACAGTGTTTCGACGAGTTTCATCCTGCAGATAACCTGAAGCTGAgattcatcatcggacgtcgaggcagaatgctaaattccacccgtatcacctcgacgtccatcgTTTGTGAAACATATCCCACTAAACCCTGCCCACTAAACtctttccaaaccaattcaacttagggtttTGGTTCAAGCTAAGATCACTTACGAATATCTATGACTTAACGTAACTTGAACCACCACCCGTTTGcctggagttaacagataattgtgactgtcaattaattatagacaaaaaatttgcgataaaataaaatttcgactataattaaagatctaagcttatcctatctcttaagttggaccaaaCTGCTCACGGtatgccaatttaatttaaaatcggttaagtagtttaggagtccatcgcggacaaacatcgtgacaggagaattgtatatattaagatatattaaatgtaattttttctcTCGTTGCGACCCGGCAGGCTTCCAGAATTCCCTACACGCTTATATTTGCATTTATAATTTCCCTGAAAACTTGTCGACCTGTTAAACTGACCCTACTAATTAAGTTGAAATTAAATCAGTATCGGTACGTATATCTGCGAATACAGGTTGTATTACATACTTCCAATTAGTTAAAGATGTCCGTTAAAGTGACTGTAGTATTTGGAATCATACACCCATCCATTTaagcaaatttaattatagataacACCACACCACAAGATGATATGGGGAAAATAGAAGTTGCTAATGCCTTCTTCTATAATCCAGAAGACtgataaaaatacattgaatACTTTAATGATAGTTTTACCGTAATTAGTCAGAATATTcgtaagtatttataaaaa
Proteins encoded:
- the LOC123710370 gene encoding uncharacterized protein LOC123710370 — encoded protein: MQYESVNSARAQRWWCDFRMSPAASFGERWALDNLTRKASPEELLTLELILNCCSGDEAEASKRARKYYTARGPGGLTELWHRRRPDDDDILSSCQDVYIVPLRTRSAEGRRLTFVKLPAPTALNKPLTPKALLARWLMILDIRLKDDPTPGDEVVMIDVCDLQPAHLKSHFKGSYWKDFAWCMKSAYPHRFSEIHIINTQKLKTISVLLLHMSLYPWRRIIRSHPGEDGINNFMDDYFPPEGLPHEYGGKAGVMKDLNDEWTKKLLLNSKWLRIEEQKFYQTELKPDKRRQNRSLRNLLSISSYDISRSQSCKSLDNELEEGPYGAYRSLSIDKTFYI